A genomic window from Terrisporobacter glycolicus ATCC 14880 = DSM 1288 includes:
- the lepB gene encoding signal peptidase I, whose protein sequence is MSGKVKKEIFEWVKVFALAIVFAFIITQFIKPTLVRGDSMYSTLEEGDYLIINRMSYKFKEPKRGDIIVFESDLQQEDGSSKDLVKRVIGVSGDKVKIENSKVYVNGEELVEPYIHDEITEGDIDTVVPKNSVFVLGDNREISLDSRYESVGFINDSDILGKVFVRLYPFNKIGLLG, encoded by the coding sequence TTGAGTGGAAAAGTAAAAAAAGAAATATTTGAGTGGGTTAAGGTATTTGCATTAGCAATAGTTTTTGCTTTTATCATAACACAATTTATAAAACCAACACTAGTAAGAGGAGACTCTATGTACTCTACTTTAGAAGAAGGAGATTACTTAATTATAAATAGGATGTCTTATAAATTTAAAGAGCCTAAACGTGGAGATATTATCGTATTTGAATCTGACTTACAACAAGAAGATGGAAGTAGCAAGGACTTGGTAAAAAGAGTTATAGGTGTAAGTGGAGATAAAGTTAAGATAGAAAATTCTAAAGTATATGTTAATGGAGAAGAATTAGTTGAACCTTATATTCATGATGAAATTACAGAAGGTGATATAGATACGGTTGTCCCAAAAAATTCTGTATTTGTATTGGGAGATAATAGAGAAATAAGTTTAGATAGTAGATATGAAAGCGTAGGTTTTATTAATGACTCAGATATATTAGGTAAAGTTTTTGTTAGGTTATATCCTTTTAATAAGATAGGTTTATTAGGATAA
- a CDS encoding PrsW family intramembrane metalloprotease, whose amino-acid sequence MKIYILSLAVLPVSFFVGWIYFKDRYEKEPPLKLIEYFLLGILVSILAIFLEFYFSKLNIFSGIMRALYIAFFVAAFTEEGLKSIILIPVLLRDKNFNEKLDGIIYSIFLSLGFATIENIIYLMRERLDLTFELGVTRGLISIPSHIMFAITMGYYISKYKFSKKNDDGRNKYLIYAVIIPVLLHGVFDFILMIEYRWAIIVFIVYIIFLWKINLDKLDKYVLYSKIRFYKRKNKSRKGDKFD is encoded by the coding sequence ATGAAAATTTACATATTATCATTAGCTGTATTACCAGTAAGTTTTTTTGTGGGATGGATTTATTTTAAAGACAGATATGAAAAAGAACCACCACTTAAGTTAATAGAATATTTTTTGTTGGGGATTTTAGTAAGTATATTGGCTATATTCTTAGAGTTTTATTTTAGTAAATTGAATATATTTTCTGGTATAATGAGGGCTTTATATATAGCTTTTTTTGTAGCAGCATTTACAGAAGAGGGATTAAAGTCTATAATACTAATACCTGTTTTACTTAGAGATAAAAACTTCAATGAAAAATTAGATGGAATAATTTACTCTATTTTTTTATCTTTAGGATTTGCTACAATAGAAAATATTATATATTTAATGAGAGAAAGGTTAGACCTAACTTTTGAATTGGGAGTAACTAGAGGGTTAATTTCCATACCGTCACATATAATGTTTGCAATTACTATGGGATATTATATTTCAAAGTATAAATTTTCAAAAAAAAATGATGATGGAAGAAATAAATATTTAATTTATGCTGTAATTATTCCTGTGTTGCTTCATGGAGTTTTCGATTTTATCTTGATGATAGAATATAGATGGGCTATTATAGTCTTTATAGTGTATATAATATTCCTATGGAAAATTAATTTAGATAAGTTAGATAAATATGTGCTATATTCAAAAATAAGATTTTATAAGAGAAAAAATAAAAGTAGAAAGGGAGATAAATTTGACTAA
- a CDS encoding RsmF rRNA methyltransferase first C-terminal domain-containing protein, producing the protein MTNLPKQFLDEMKEILGSEFDDFLKSYDEPKTTGLRLNTMKMDKDKLLDLDLFQLTSIPWAEEGFYYDEKINRPGKNPLHESGAYYLQEPSAMSVVPKLEVKEGDKVLDLCAAPGGKSTYILSKLNNTGILVSNEINPTRIKALGENLERFGAKNCIITNTDSTNLKKVFTGYFDKVVIDAPCSGQGMFRKDQVAIDDWSYSKVLECQSIQRDIIKDGFEMLNKDGVLVYSTCTFAKEENEYVINEFINENKGANLVFMERLWPHKVKGEGHFVAKIKKVSEETCFTKRIKVKPLGKELSDYKNFEKKFLNIEIKGEFYIKGENLYLLPENCPDTKKLKVLRNGLHLGLLKKNRFEPSHAFSHYLTVDDVQNIEDLSINDDRTKEYLRGNTIKTDKSRGWVLVTIEGIPLGWGKETNGILKNHYPKGLRINYT; encoded by the coding sequence TTGACTAATCTACCAAAACAATTTTTAGATGAAATGAAAGAAATTTTAGGAAGTGAATTTGATGATTTTCTAAAAAGTTATGATGAACCTAAAACTACAGGACTAAGATTGAATACGATGAAAATGGATAAAGATAAATTATTAGATTTAGATTTATTTCAATTGACAAGTATTCCTTGGGCAGAGGAAGGGTTCTACTATGATGAAAAAATAAATAGGCCAGGGAAAAATCCTCTTCACGAAAGTGGAGCGTATTACCTACAAGAGCCTTCAGCCATGAGTGTTGTTCCAAAATTAGAAGTTAAAGAAGGAGACAAGGTTTTAGACCTTTGTGCGGCGCCAGGAGGAAAATCTACATATATATTATCGAAATTAAATAATACAGGTATTTTAGTTTCTAATGAAATCAATCCAACTAGAATAAAAGCATTAGGAGAAAACTTAGAAAGATTTGGTGCCAAAAACTGTATTATAACGAACACAGATTCTACAAATTTAAAAAAAGTATTTACGGGTTATTTTGACAAAGTAGTAATCGATGCTCCTTGCTCTGGTCAGGGAATGTTCAGAAAAGATCAAGTAGCAATAGATGATTGGAGTTATAGCAAGGTACTAGAATGCCAATCAATACAAAGGGACATAATAAAAGACGGATTTGAAATGTTAAATAAAGATGGAGTTTTAGTATATTCAACATGTACTTTTGCTAAAGAAGAAAATGAATATGTGATTAATGAATTTATAAATGAAAATAAAGGCGCTAATCTTGTGTTTATGGAAAGATTATGGCCTCACAAAGTAAAAGGTGAAGGACACTTTGTTGCTAAGATAAAGAAAGTGTCAGAAGAGACATGCTTTACTAAAAGAATAAAAGTAAAGCCTTTAGGAAAAGAATTGAGTGATTATAAAAATTTTGAAAAGAAGTTTTTAAATATAGAGATAAAAGGAGAATTCTATATAAAAGGAGAAAATTTATACTTATTACCTGAAAATTGTCCAGACACAAAAAAACTGAAGGTATTAAGAAACGGTCTACATTTAGGTTTACTTAAGAAGAATAGATTTGAGCCATCTCATGCTTTTTCTCATTATCTTACAGTAGACGATGTTCAAAACATTGAAGATTTAAGTATAAATGATGATAGAACGAAGGAATACTTAAGAGGAAATACAATAAAAACAGATAAGAGTAGAGGATGGGTATTAGTAACAATAGAAGGCATACCTTTGGGATGGGGAAAAGAAACTAATGGAATTTTAAAAAATCACTATCCAAAAGGTCTTAGAATTAATTATACTTAA
- a CDS encoding DUF3298 and DUF4163 domain-containing protein, with the protein MSVNSEVLKKQNKYLKSTLEIPIINSGNSKIDEKVNGKIKEDILNFYEQSLKEAQSFLEDFELDESNFVADASYEVKKNTGNAISILIKYYKYSGGAHGYYEYVPYNIDLRSGNNLTLKDIFKKDVDYKEIINKEIKNQIKELGKKEKDLDKVYDFYGIKENQKFYLEDGKIVIYFDLYDIAPYAAGIPEFPIIIDNIKKQIKEEYLEVVK; encoded by the coding sequence ATTTCTGTTAACAGTGAAGTATTAAAAAAACAAAATAAATATTTAAAAAGTACTCTTGAAATACCTATTATAAATAGTGGAAATTCAAAAATAGATGAGAAAGTTAATGGAAAAATAAAAGAAGATATTTTGAATTTTTATGAACAGTCTCTTAAAGAAGCACAAAGCTTTTTAGAGGATTTTGAATTAGATGAAAGTAATTTTGTTGCTGACGCATCTTATGAAGTTAAAAAGAATACAGGGAACGCAATTAGTATTCTTATTAAATATTATAAATATAGTGGTGGGGCTCATGGATACTATGAATATGTGCCATATAATATTGATTTAAGAAGTGGAAATAACTTAACTCTTAAGGATATTTTCAAAAAAGACGTGGACTACAAAGAAATTATAAACAAAGAAATAAAAAATCAAATTAAAGAATTAGGTAAAAAAGAGAAGGACTTAGATAAGGTTTATGACTTTTATGGAATAAAGGAAAATCAAAAGTTTTATTTGGAAGATGGAAAAATAGTAATATATTTTGATTTATATGATATAGCACCTTATGCGGCAGGAATACCAGAATTCCCAATAATTATAGACAATATAAAAAAACAAATCAAAGAAGAATATTTAGAAGTGGTTAAATAA
- the sleC gene encoding spore cortex-lytic germination protein SleC encodes MQDGFLTVSVINSSTNKPIKDATINIYGMDDEQNNTGTIFENLKTDESGQVRDLILSAPNIEYSLEPSNVKPYSEYMVEVVANGFETVLIKGTQILPVVEALQNVPVSAPTRKSMKRQNEIIYDIPEHTLWGNFPPKIPESSLKPLPPPTGFVVLDEPVVPEFIVVHDGLPENTSAQNYWVPFRDYIKNVASSEIYSTWPEQTIYANVIAIISFTLNRVFTEWYRNKGYQFTITSSTAYDHKYVHNRNVFDNISVIVDEIFNTFIRRPPTARQPLLAQYCDGKKSQCPDQMTQWGSKDLGDQGKSYEEILRYFYGDNITFAEAKVVSGVPVSFPGFTLQLGSNNSYVKTIQNQLNAISNSYPAIEKVAEDGVFGEQTEKSVKKFQQIFNLPQTGVVDFKTWYAISRIYVATTKIASLNPLI; translated from the coding sequence ATGCAAGATGGTTTTTTGACTGTTAGTGTTATAAATTCTTCTACGAATAAGCCAATAAAAGATGCCACTATAAATATATATGGCATGGATGATGAGCAAAATAACACAGGTACTATATTCGAGAACTTAAAAACTGATGAGTCTGGTCAAGTAAGAGATTTAATCTTATCTGCACCTAACATCGAATATTCTCTTGAACCATCAAACGTTAAACCTTATAGCGAATATATGGTAGAAGTTGTGGCCAATGGATTTGAAACAGTATTAATAAAGGGTACTCAAATCTTACCGGTTGTAGAAGCATTACAAAATGTTCCTGTAAGTGCACCAACAAGAAAAAGTATGAAAAGACAAAACGAAATAATTTATGACATTCCAGAACATACACTTTGGGGGAACTTTCCACCTAAAATACCTGAAAGTAGTTTAAAACCACTGCCTCCTCCAACAGGTTTTGTTGTTTTAGATGAGCCAGTAGTTCCAGAGTTTATTGTTGTTCATGATGGTTTACCTGAGAATACTAGTGCGCAAAATTATTGGGTTCCTTTTAGAGATTATATAAAAAATGTTGCATCTTCTGAAATTTATTCCACATGGCCCGAGCAAACTATCTATGCCAACGTAATAGCCATAATTTCATTCACACTAAATAGAGTTTTTACAGAATGGTATAGAAATAAAGGGTATCAATTTACAATAACTTCATCTACAGCCTATGATCACAAGTACGTTCATAATAGAAATGTTTTTGATAATATAAGCGTAATTGTAGATGAAATATTTAATACATTTATCAGAAGACCTCCTACAGCGAGACAACCGCTACTTGCACAGTATTGTGATGGTAAAAAATCTCAATGTCCTGACCAAATGACACAATGGGGAAGTAAAGATTTAGGTGATCAGGGCAAGAGTTACGAGGAAATTTTAAGATATTTTTATGGTGATAATATAACTTTTGCAGAAGCCAAGGTAGTCAGCGGTGTACCTGTTTCATTTCCTGGTTTTACATTACAATTAGGTTCTAACAATTCTTATGTTAAAACCATACAAAATCAATTAAATGCTATCTCCAACTCTTATCCAGCTATAGAAAAAGTTGCTGAAGATGGTGTATTTGGAGAACAAACAGAAAAATCGGTAAAAAAATTCCAACAAATTTTTAACTTGCCTCAGACAGGTGTTGTTGATTTTAAAACATGGTATGCCATTTCTAGAATATACGTGGCAACTACAAAAATAGCTTCTTTAAATCCTCTAATTTAG
- a CDS encoding nucleoside kinase: protein MKQLNLTIEDEKKSFLIEDTSTGIKLEDIACEIKNNYSGYITLASVNNKLKELTTQVSDDCNIKFIDTNNSDGYRVYSRSLTLVFIMACEELYENCKVSIEHSLSNGLYCEVSTDRILNEKDREAIKLKMQEIIDADYKIEKTIVTKKEAINFFNEYNMKSKAELLKYKEHDDIKIYKCNNHVDHFYGHMLPSTGYLKIFDVLKYECGFILLGPREGEKFKVREFIPQPKLSNIYLEMENWSKLMGVDTVLSLNKIIENGTYGELIRIVEALQEKKLGQIADIIKKENKRIILIAAPSSSGKTSFAHRLSIHLKVNNLQPISISLDDYFVDRDKTPLDEFGNYDFESIYAINLDRFNKDLSDLLEGKEVTIPKFNFKKGISEEGKKLKIEKNQPIILEGIHGLNPTLTSSIPDKEKFKIYLSVLTQLNLDDHNRIPTTDLRLIRRIVRDNQFRGHNATRTILTWNSVRRGEKQNIFPYQEEADMIFNSSCVYELAILKAYVKPLLEEIDSSSEAFSEANRLLKFLQYFVELKDISDLPPTSIIREFIGGSKIVD from the coding sequence ATGAAGCAATTAAATTTAACTATAGAAGATGAAAAAAAATCTTTTTTAATTGAAGATACTTCAACAGGCATAAAGTTAGAAGATATTGCTTGTGAAATTAAAAATAATTATTCTGGCTATATAACTTTAGCATCTGTAAATAATAAATTAAAAGAATTAACAACACAGGTATCAGATGATTGTAATATTAAATTTATAGATACTAATAATAGTGATGGATATAGAGTATACTCTAGATCTTTGACTCTTGTATTTATAATGGCTTGTGAAGAACTATATGAAAACTGTAAAGTAAGTATAGAACACTCTTTATCAAATGGTTTGTACTGTGAAGTCAGTACAGATAGAATATTGAATGAAAAAGATAGAGAAGCTATTAAATTAAAAATGCAAGAAATTATAGATGCAGATTATAAAATTGAAAAAACAATTGTAACTAAGAAGGAAGCGATAAATTTTTTCAATGAATATAATATGAAAAGTAAAGCAGAGTTATTAAAATATAAGGAACATGATGATATAAAAATTTATAAATGTAATAATCATGTGGATCATTTTTATGGACATATGTTACCATCTACAGGTTACTTAAAAATATTTGATGTTTTAAAGTATGAATGTGGATTTATATTGCTTGGACCTAGAGAAGGTGAAAAGTTTAAAGTTAGAGAGTTTATTCCTCAACCAAAACTATCAAATATTTATTTGGAAATGGAAAACTGGTCTAAACTAATGGGCGTAGATACAGTTTTATCTTTAAATAAGATAATAGAAAATGGAACATATGGAGAATTAATTAGAATAGTTGAAGCTTTACAAGAAAAAAAACTAGGACAAATAGCAGATATAATAAAGAAAGAAAACAAAAGAATAATATTAATTGCAGCACCATCATCTTCTGGAAAAACTAGTTTTGCTCACAGGCTATCAATACATTTAAAAGTAAATAACTTACAGCCTATCTCAATATCATTAGATGATTACTTCGTAGATAGAGATAAAACTCCGCTAGATGAATTTGGGAATTATGATTTTGAATCTATATATGCAATAAATTTAGATAGATTTAATAAAGACTTAAGTGATTTATTAGAAGGAAAAGAAGTAACTATTCCAAAATTTAATTTTAAAAAGGGAATAAGTGAAGAAGGCAAAAAACTTAAAATAGAAAAAAATCAACCAATAATACTAGAAGGTATTCATGGCTTAAATCCGACTTTAACATCATCAATACCTGACAAGGAAAAGTTTAAAATTTATCTTAGTGTATTAACACAGTTAAACTTAGATGATCATAATAGAATACCTACTACAGATTTAAGGTTAATAAGACGTATTGTAAGAGATAATCAATTTAGAGGTCATAACGCTACAAGAACAATATTAACTTGGAACTCTGTAAGAAGAGGAGAAAAGCAAAATATATTCCCTTATCAGGAAGAAGCGGATATGATTTTCAACTCGTCTTGTGTATATGAACTGGCAATTTTAAAAGCTTATGTTAAACCATTATTAGAAGAAATTGATTCAAGTAGCGAAGCTTTTAGTGAAGCTAACAGGCTATTAAAATTTCTTCAATACTTTGTGGAGCTTAAAGATATATCAGATTTACCACCTACATCAATAATTAGAGAATTTATAGGTGGAAGTAAAATAGTAGACTAA